A single region of the Ignavibacteria bacterium genome encodes:
- a CDS encoding sigma-54-dependent Fis family transcriptional regulator produces MIMDEIQKKLGIIGRSKEIRDLVDIILQVAPSDITVLIYGESGVGKEVFARAIHQLSRRSGKDMLSLNCGAIPESLLESEMFGHNRGSFTGAVESRKGYFELADNGTLFLDEIGEMPFPTQVKFLRVLETKEFMRIGAEKTTKVDVRIIAATNRNLQELVDEKRFREDLFFRLKAVTLEIPPLRKRKQDIDELAHNFARLYCESNNRPQVEFSSDALDMLYEYPWPGNVRELKNGVETAIALTKKDILTADSFRSLLRIEGREPAKNLPVRLNKTTDEVERDFIYRALFELKKDILELKDMVSNLAVRSKFGSDVQLTGNASDERDDLNVDKMEKELIIKALQKAGGNKRMAAMYLNISERTLYRKLERFGLEGDND; encoded by the coding sequence TTGATTATGGATGAAATTCAGAAAAAACTAGGTATAATCGGCAGATCAAAAGAGATCAGAGATCTGGTTGACATTATTTTACAAGTGGCACCCAGTGATATTACCGTATTGATTTATGGTGAGAGCGGTGTTGGTAAAGAGGTTTTCGCAAGAGCGATACATCAGTTGAGCAGAAGGTCAGGCAAGGATATGCTCTCACTCAACTGCGGAGCAATACCTGAAAGCCTTCTTGAGAGTGAAATGTTTGGTCATAACAGAGGTTCATTTACAGGAGCGGTTGAGAGCAGAAAAGGATATTTTGAGCTTGCGGACAACGGGACGCTTTTCCTTGATGAAATTGGTGAAATGCCATTTCCGACTCAGGTAAAATTTTTACGGGTGCTCGAAACCAAGGAATTTATGAGAATCGGTGCAGAAAAGACTACAAAAGTGGATGTCAGGATTATCGCCGCAACCAACAGAAATCTTCAGGAACTTGTGGATGAGAAACGGTTCAGGGAAGATCTTTTCTTCCGCCTGAAAGCGGTTACGCTAGAAATACCTCCACTCAGGAAAAGGAAACAGGATATTGATGAGCTGGCTCACAATTTTGCCCGTCTCTATTGTGAAAGCAATAACCGGCCACAGGTCGAGTTTTCTTCCGATGCTCTGGATATGCTCTACGAATATCCCTGGCCCGGAAATGTTAGAGAATTGAAGAACGGCGTGGAAACGGCAATTGCGCTTACCAAAAAGGATATACTGACTGCAGATTCTTTCAGAAGCCTTCTCAGAATTGAAGGAAGGGAACCGGCTAAAAACCTTCCGGTCAGATTGAATAAAACGACTGATGAAGTCGAAAGGGATTTTATCTACAGGGCCCTCTTTGAATTAAAAAAAGATATTCTGGAATTGAAAGACATGGTCTCAAATCTGGCAGTAAGAAGTAAATTTGGTTCCGATGTTCAACTTACAGGCAACGCTTCTGATGAAAGAGATGACCTGAATGTCGACAAAATGGAGAAAGAATTGATCATAAAGGCTCTCCAAAAAGCGGGGGGAAACAAAAGGATGGCCGCAATGTATCTGAATATTTCTGAAAGGACACTATATCGAAAACTGGAAAGATTCGGGCTCGAGGGTGACAATGACTAA
- a CDS encoding phosphatidate cytidylyltransferase: MKFSNLASRSLVAFSLGPLVLAAAYFGDLWFVALVSLIAVMSYWEFSEMALKKDAITTRGWGIPAVLFFILNVKFQWISEIESIYVIILVIMFRELFKNKGSAIINLGASVTGIFYIGVCASSLIMIREFPSFPVGKAGIFIVSYIVSIWLSDTSAYFGGLTFGKHRLMERVSPKKSWEGFYFGLAGAIASFFLFRYLFLDFLSVYDALALGLIVGIVGPLGDLVESLIKRDAGTKDSSNILAGHGGFFDRFDSVIASAPVIYIYVKQFISF, encoded by the coding sequence ATGAAATTTTCGAATCTCGCATCCCGCTCATTGGTAGCTTTTTCCCTCGGTCCTTTAGTGCTTGCCGCAGCTTATTTCGGCGATTTGTGGTTTGTGGCACTGGTATCTTTGATTGCCGTAATGTCGTATTGGGAATTTAGTGAGATGGCACTGAAAAAAGATGCCATTACCACAAGAGGGTGGGGTATTCCTGCAGTTCTCTTCTTCATACTGAATGTAAAATTCCAATGGATATCGGAAATAGAATCGATATATGTGATTATTCTTGTCATCATGTTCCGGGAATTGTTTAAGAACAAAGGTTCTGCAATCATCAATCTTGGTGCAAGTGTGACAGGTATCTTTTATATAGGTGTATGTGCCAGCAGTTTGATAATGATCAGGGAATTTCCGTCATTTCCTGTCGGCAAGGCGGGGATATTCATAGTTTCATACATTGTTTCGATCTGGTTGAGTGACACTTCCGCATATTTTGGCGGCCTGACATTCGGAAAGCACAGATTGATGGAAAGAGTCAGTCCAAAGAAGAGCTGGGAAGGGTTTTATTTTGGACTCGCCGGGGCGATTGCAAGTTTTTTTCTGTTCAGATATCTGTTCCTTGACTTCCTGTCAGTCTACGACGCGTTGGCACTCGGTCTGATAGTGGGAATTGTTGGACCCCTCGGCGATCTCGTCGAATCACTCATTAAGAGGGATGCGGGAACAAAAGACTCCTCGAACATACTTGCCGGACATGGCGGTTTCTTCGACCGGTTCGATTCGGTAATCGCATCAGCTCCCGTAATTTATATTTATGTAAAACAATTTATCAGTTTCTAA
- a CDS encoding glycosyltransferase family 9 protein, giving the protein MKDKILIIRTDRIGDVVLTLPVAEILKKERGAEVWFMGRDYTQVLVDASPYVDGFLSWDHFKNKGVFQSAAEFRKHKFSEVYIISPNFRVSLICLLSGIKKRVGTGYRWYSFLFSQKIFEHRKTAEKHELEYNLSMVGWRGKYRFPADFFAGIKENKNSQTDNSKIITIVHPGSGGSAADLPETHFRFITEKLCEDGRFQVFLTGSKDEIEKCLRVKGKSEATLLAGELSLSELTAFIKEGDLFISNSTGPLHIAAASGCFIVGFYPKVIQCSAKRWGPYTERKLIYEPEMDCNGCDLKQCVRLECMNSINSEKIVADIMNKIQEIKKWNSK; this is encoded by the coding sequence GTGAAGGATAAAATTCTCATAATCAGAACAGACAGAATTGGAGATGTAGTGCTTACACTCCCCGTTGCTGAAATTCTGAAAAAAGAGAGGGGTGCGGAAGTATGGTTCATGGGAAGAGATTATACACAAGTACTTGTGGATGCATCTCCTTATGTGGATGGATTCCTCAGTTGGGATCATTTCAAAAACAAGGGAGTATTTCAAAGTGCAGCAGAGTTCCGTAAACACAAGTTTAGCGAAGTCTATATAATCTCTCCGAATTTCAGGGTCTCGCTGATCTGTCTCCTTTCCGGGATTAAAAAGCGGGTCGGCACAGGATATCGCTGGTATTCCTTTCTTTTTTCGCAAAAGATATTTGAGCACAGAAAAACTGCAGAAAAACACGAACTGGAATACAATCTTTCGATGGTTGGATGGCGGGGTAAATACCGCTTTCCCGCGGACTTTTTTGCAGGAATAAAAGAGAATAAAAACAGTCAGACTGACAATTCGAAGATAATAACCATTGTTCATCCCGGAAGTGGTGGAAGTGCTGCTGATCTTCCTGAGACTCACTTTCGTTTTATTACCGAAAAACTGTGTGAAGATGGCCGATTTCAGGTTTTTTTGACCGGCTCAAAGGATGAAATTGAAAAATGTTTGAGAGTGAAAGGGAAAAGCGAAGCAACACTTCTGGCAGGGGAATTGTCTCTCTCAGAGTTGACCGCTTTCATAAAAGAGGGTGATTTATTCATTTCAAATTCCACAGGACCTTTACATATTGCAGCCGCGTCCGGCTGTTTTATTGTCGGATTTTATCCAAAAGTTATTCAGTGTTCGGCAAAAAGATGGGGACCTTATACTGAGAGAAAACTGATATATGAGCCTGAAATGGATTGCAACGGGTGTGACTTGAAACAATGTGTTCGTTTGGAGTGTATGAATAGTATAAACAGCGAAAAAATAGTAGCTGACATAATGAATAAGATTCAAGAAATTAAAAAATGGAACTCAAAATGA
- a CDS encoding DUF3108 domain-containing protein, which yields MKRFITGIVLAGAILFLGGFYSGNDVYDNFPKVTNKAFKAGEKLTFNVNYGFVTAGIATMQIPKIKKVAGRETYNVLFEVNSVPSFDAVFKVRDRYESYLDVEGLFPWRFEQHIKEGSFTKDYSAFFDHRAGKAKTSDGDYAFPKYTHDIISAFYYCRTIDFSKSKKGDIVKLKNFYEGKVNQLDVVYRGKERVKVAAGTFDCIILEPLVKKGGLFKNEGSIYVWLTDDDVKMPVKVKTKVVIGSIDAELTKYEGLAGKLTSKR from the coding sequence ATGAAAAGATTTATTACCGGTATCGTACTTGCGGGTGCGATCCTCTTTCTCGGTGGCTTCTACTCCGGAAATGATGTTTATGACAATTTTCCCAAAGTAACTAACAAGGCTTTTAAAGCCGGCGAAAAACTCACCTTTAATGTAAACTACGGTTTCGTAACTGCAGGTATTGCCACCATGCAAATTCCGAAAATTAAGAAGGTTGCAGGACGGGAAACCTATAATGTTTTGTTTGAAGTGAACTCCGTACCATCTTTTGACGCAGTTTTTAAGGTTCGCGACAGATACGAGTCGTATCTTGATGTGGAAGGACTTTTCCCCTGGAGATTTGAACAGCACATAAAAGAGGGTAGCTTTACAAAAGATTATTCAGCTTTCTTCGATCACAGAGCAGGAAAGGCAAAGACTTCTGATGGAGATTACGCTTTCCCAAAATACACACACGATATAATTTCAGCATTTTATTATTGCCGGACAATTGACTTCTCGAAATCAAAAAAGGGTGACATCGTAAAGTTGAAAAACTTTTATGAAGGCAAAGTAAATCAGCTCGATGTTGTTTATCGCGGTAAAGAAAGAGTGAAAGTTGCAGCCGGCACATTTGATTGTATCATACTCGAACCTCTTGTTAAAAAAGGCGGTTTGTTCAAGAATGAAGGCAGTATCTATGTTTGGTTGACAGATGACGATGTAAAGATGCCTGTGAAGGTGAAAACCAAAGTTGTGATCGGTTCTATTGATGCTGAACTGACAAAGTATGAAGGTCTTGCCGGAAAGCTTACCTCGAAGAGATAA
- a CDS encoding DUF2007 domain-containing protein produces MFECPECGSIFDSGVPVCPECGATVENPSDGSISFYTDEYIFIYSCYDLYEAEMIKANLESAGIETWIVNKKDSSYPGLGNMSSIMLYVKVEDSESAFEFLKAYDEQKKEPPEADNEDENLFN; encoded by the coding sequence ATGTTCGAGTGTCCTGAGTGCGGATCGATATTTGACAGTGGTGTACCGGTTTGTCCTGAATGCGGTGCGACGGTCGAAAATCCTTCTGACGGCTCAATCAGTTTCTATACAGATGAGTACATCTTTATTTATAGTTGTTACGACCTCTACGAAGCAGAAATGATCAAGGCTAATCTCGAAAGTGCAGGGATCGAAACCTGGATAGTGAACAAGAAAGACAGCAGTTATCCCGGTTTGGGAAACATGTCCTCAATCATGCTCTATGTAAAAGTGGAAGACAGCGAATCAGCTTTCGAATTTCTAAAGGCATATGATGAGCAGAAAAAGGAGCCACCGGAAGCTGATAATGAAGATGAAAATTTGTTTAATTAA
- a CDS encoding 1-phosphofructokinase: MVLTVTLNPIIEHRLHYSETVENSTNRNGRLSYYAGGKGINVSRQLNKLGIKNLALTFLGGDHGRRLRSALTAEEIAFTAVNTVSETRYGSVIIDEGRGTVSHFFGENSIISESEVEGFKSRLDKMIQNCEYVVFSGSSPSPLCDDIFAYGLEIAEKYDKTSILDTYGNSLHLAIEKNPTVLHLNRKEASEFTGTKVETESEILDALRIFAEKGVKISVITDGSNPLYVNSFGFNYKVIPPAVDRIDETGSGDAFVAGFVYGLSHDEILTDIIKYATASGAANASMISVCEVEPEIIKSKFNEVIVEPVGKKMNLMNEMV; the protein is encoded by the coding sequence TTGGTTCTGACCGTAACACTTAATCCAATTATTGAACACAGGTTACACTACAGTGAAACAGTTGAAAACAGCACAAACCGAAACGGGCGCCTAAGTTACTATGCCGGCGGAAAAGGGATTAATGTCAGTCGGCAATTAAACAAACTCGGTATAAAGAACCTTGCGTTAACCTTTCTTGGTGGCGATCACGGCAGGCGTCTTCGCTCAGCACTCACGGCTGAAGAGATAGCGTTTACGGCCGTGAATACCGTGTCAGAAACCCGATACGGAAGTGTAATTATTGATGAAGGAAGGGGAACAGTCTCACATTTTTTTGGTGAAAACTCCATTATCTCCGAATCTGAAGTTGAGGGTTTTAAGTCCAGACTTGATAAAATGATTCAAAATTGTGAGTATGTTGTTTTCTCCGGCAGCAGTCCCTCTCCACTTTGCGATGACATATTTGCCTATGGTCTGGAAATCGCAGAAAAGTATGATAAAACTTCCATCCTCGACACATATGGAAACTCATTGCACCTCGCTATCGAAAAAAATCCAACGGTTTTACATCTTAACAGAAAAGAGGCATCCGAGTTTACCGGCACAAAAGTTGAAACAGAGAGTGAAATCCTCGATGCCCTGAGAATATTTGCTGAGAAGGGGGTTAAAATATCGGTCATCACGGATGGATCAAATCCTCTTTATGTTAATTCTTTCGGGTTCAATTATAAAGTTATACCTCCTGCAGTGGACAGAATTGACGAGACCGGTTCGGGAGACGCCTTTGTCGCCGGATTCGTTTATGGACTGTCGCACGACGAGATATTGACTGATATTATTAAATACGCCACTGCTTCGGGTGCAGCAAATGCCTCAATGATAAGTGTATGCGAAGTGGAACCGGAAATTATCAAATCCAAATTCAATGAAGTAATTGTTGAACCTGTTGGTAAAAAAATGAATCTGATGAATGAGATGGTTTAA
- the rimO gene encoding 30S ribosomal protein S12 methylthiotransferase RimO, producing the protein MAKKVGVITLGCSKNTVDSERLMNQLLLNGYELTENAEEADTVILNTCGFIEAAKQESIEEILKAVKLKNEGVIENVIVAGCLSERYMEDLKTEIPEVDHFYGTEKYEEIIEDMGGHLKYELLGERHLSEQHHFAYLKISEGCDHPCSFCSIPLMRGLHKSKPMEDLISETRFLAKNGVKELIIIGQDTTDYGKDLYGKRNIAELLQKLSEVAGIEWIRLMYAYPSHFPDELIDELANNPKLVKYLDIPLQHISDPVLKSMRRGITRRATVELLDKLRARVPGITIRTTMIAGYPAETEEHFEELLKFIKEFKFDRLGVFTFSVEDNTTSFILGDPVPEKEKKRRKKRIMEIQKRISRKKNEALTGTLQRVIIDSAEGDFYIGRSTMDAPEVDGEVIIDKEDHLLAPGDMVEVRIYDSAEYDLFGKIERN; encoded by the coding sequence ATGGCAAAAAAAGTAGGTGTAATCACCTTAGGTTGTTCAAAAAACACTGTGGATTCAGAAAGATTGATGAACCAGCTTCTCTTGAACGGTTATGAATTAACCGAAAATGCAGAAGAAGCCGATACCGTGATTTTAAACACCTGCGGGTTTATAGAAGCAGCAAAGCAGGAATCGATAGAAGAAATTCTAAAAGCCGTGAAACTGAAAAACGAAGGTGTAATAGAGAATGTAATAGTAGCGGGCTGTCTTTCCGAGCGTTACATGGAAGATCTTAAAACCGAGATTCCCGAAGTTGACCATTTCTATGGTACCGAGAAATATGAAGAGATTATCGAGGACATGGGGGGACACCTCAAGTATGAACTTCTCGGTGAAAGACATCTCTCTGAGCAGCACCACTTCGCCTATTTGAAAATATCCGAGGGGTGTGATCATCCCTGCTCCTTTTGCTCAATTCCTCTAATGAGGGGCTTGCACAAATCAAAGCCGATGGAAGATTTGATTTCAGAAACCCGCTTTCTTGCAAAGAACGGGGTAAAAGAATTGATAATAATCGGGCAGGATACCACCGATTATGGTAAAGATCTTTACGGGAAGAGAAATATCGCCGAACTCCTTCAGAAGCTCAGTGAAGTGGCGGGAATAGAGTGGATAAGGCTGATGTATGCCTATCCTTCACATTTTCCTGATGAGCTGATTGATGAACTGGCGAACAACCCAAAACTGGTAAAATATCTCGACATCCCGCTTCAGCACATCAGCGATCCCGTTCTAAAATCAATGAGGAGGGGGATAACCCGCAGGGCTACAGTTGAACTTCTTGACAAACTTAGAGCCAGAGTGCCCGGTATTACCATTCGAACGACCATGATCGCGGGATATCCGGCAGAGACAGAAGAGCATTTCGAAGAACTTTTGAAATTTATAAAAGAATTTAAGTTTGACAGACTTGGGGTATTTACTTTTTCCGTGGAGGATAACACAACAAGTTTTATTTTAGGGGATCCTGTTCCTGAAAAAGAAAAAAAGAGACGAAAGAAAAGAATTATGGAAATCCAGAAAAGGATTTCACGAAAAAAGAATGAGGCGTTGACCGGAACTCTTCAGAGAGTAATAATCGACTCGGCTGAAGGCGATTTCTATATCGGCAGGAGCACTATGGATGCCCCTGAGGTTGATGGTGAAGTAATCATCGACAAAGAGGATCATTTACTCGCGCCGGGTGATATGGTCGAGGTGAGAATTTACGATTCTGCCGAATACGATTTATTTGGAAAAATTGAAAGAAACTGA
- a CDS encoding tetratricopeptide repeat protein, which produces MRKESTGELYTKEIENLAIESGLHELFLRRASVLLAEGKPAEAILEVKEGLANFPGNPAAYYFLIKLFLEIKKPKQAEITLNSAVKFFSSNELTAYYRELISETERELERSQRDEEAKLSRYSISEEPEEEIRSVDYETYEEENDEETFELSNDEPVENSASEDLFPDDEDTIANDYHKPENFVEETPSDETEAPLQKIEHTNDGAPEEIITAGMAIIYARQGNSEKAIEIFTRLIDKEPEKRDSYEKIITLLKSKISRNDGEG; this is translated from the coding sequence ATGAGAAAAGAATCGACCGGTGAGTTATATACAAAAGAGATTGAAAATCTTGCCATTGAATCGGGATTGCACGAACTTTTTCTTCGCAGGGCATCAGTTTTACTTGCAGAGGGAAAACCGGCCGAGGCGATACTTGAGGTGAAGGAAGGACTTGCAAATTTCCCCGGGAATCCTGCCGCTTACTATTTCCTGATAAAGCTCTTTTTGGAGATAAAAAAGCCAAAACAGGCGGAAATAACACTTAATTCCGCAGTAAAATTTTTTTCGAGCAATGAGCTCACTGCCTACTACCGGGAGCTGATCAGCGAAACAGAGAGGGAACTGGAAAGATCTCAGAGAGATGAAGAAGCGAAGCTTTCCCGGTACTCCATCTCTGAAGAACCCGAGGAAGAAATCCGGTCCGTCGATTATGAGACATATGAAGAGGAAAATGATGAGGAAACTTTCGAGTTGTCCAATGATGAACCGGTAGAAAATTCTGCATCGGAAGACCTCTTTCCTGATGATGAAGACACTATTGCTAACGATTACCACAAACCGGAAAATTTTGTCGAAGAAACACCTTCAGATGAAACTGAAGCACCCCTTCAAAAAATTGAACATACAAATGACGGAGCCCCCGAAGAGATTATCACGGCAGGAATGGCAATAATTTATGCCCGTCAGGGTAACAGTGAAAAAGCAATTGAAATTTTTACACGCTTAATCGATAAAGAGCCTGAAAAAAGAGACAGTTACGAAAAAATCATAACACTCCTGAAAAGCAAGATTTCCCGGAATGACGGTGAAGGATAA
- a CDS encoding GWxTD domain-containing protein, with protein MKKVALLTMILFQVALMAQPETGKPNDYSREPVFFFDIYNFYSGDTTQTRVDFFLQVPFDRLSFIKSGEKFRAEYSISITINDENKLTLITEKSWTEKIELLDFQKTNSKTDYNLSARSFKLPPGKYYFTILVEDLDSRKEYRAEVEFPVRTFTQELAISDIMLISGKTTSASGTTKIIPNLSRNVATQKDGIPVFYEVYSATDRQIEVTYAILDLKGNPIYNEKKVESFKAGNNQLFYTFNFKDAGMGEYKMVISAPFVDDKTIIGSTKTFFSKWSGMPSTLKDLEKAADQMIYIAGPSEINFIQDGKDFTEKLARFMEFWEKKDPTQGTPENEVFNEYYRRIEFANKNFKQMLEGWRSDMGMVYITLGTPNNIERHPFEYDSKPYEIWDYYDINRRFIFVDQTGFGDYRLVTPFFGEYRYRY; from the coding sequence ATGAAAAAAGTTGCCTTGTTGACCATGATACTGTTTCAGGTGGCACTTATGGCTCAACCCGAAACAGGAAAACCGAACGATTACAGCAGAGAACCTGTATTCTTTTTTGATATTTACAATTTTTACTCGGGTGACACAACACAGACCCGGGTCGATTTCTTTTTGCAGGTGCCTTTCGACAGGCTAAGTTTTATCAAATCAGGTGAAAAATTTAGAGCTGAATACTCAATTTCCATTACGATTAATGATGAAAACAAACTGACATTAATCACCGAGAAATCGTGGACGGAAAAAATTGAGTTACTCGATTTCCAGAAAACCAATTCAAAAACCGACTACAATCTCTCTGCAAGATCATTCAAACTGCCTCCGGGAAAGTACTATTTCACGATTTTAGTGGAAGACCTTGATTCAAGGAAAGAATACAGGGCAGAAGTTGAGTTTCCTGTAAGAACTTTTACACAGGAACTGGCGATAAGCGACATTATGCTCATTTCAGGTAAAACCACCAGTGCATCGGGAACAACGAAGATTATCCCAAATCTCTCAAGAAATGTTGCCACTCAAAAAGACGGGATCCCTGTTTTTTATGAGGTCTATTCAGCTACTGACAGACAAATTGAAGTAACTTACGCCATTCTCGATTTAAAAGGAAATCCAATCTATAACGAGAAAAAAGTTGAATCCTTCAAGGCAGGGAACAATCAACTTTTTTACACTTTCAATTTTAAAGATGCCGGCATGGGTGAATATAAAATGGTGATTAGTGCACCATTTGTTGATGATAAGACAATTATCGGCAGTACAAAAACATTCTTTTCGAAGTGGTCAGGTATGCCATCCACTTTGAAAGATCTGGAGAAGGCTGCTGATCAAATGATCTATATTGCCGGACCCTCCGAGATAAATTTTATCCAGGACGGGAAGGATTTTACAGAAAAACTTGCACGATTCATGGAATTCTGGGAGAAGAAGGACCCAACACAGGGTACACCCGAGAACGAAGTCTTCAACGAGTATTACAGAAGAATCGAATTTGCAAACAAAAACTTCAAACAGATGCTGGAAGGTTGGAGAAGCGATATGGGGATGGTTTACATCACCCTCGGTACTCCGAACAACATAGAAAGACATCCATTTGAATACGACAGTAAGCCATACGAAATTTGGGATTACTACGATATCAACAGACGCTTCATTTTTGTTGATCAAACCGGCTTTGGAGATTACAGGCTTGTGACTCCGTTTTTTGGCGAGTACAGATACAGATATTAG